The Culex quinquefasciatus strain JHB chromosome 2, VPISU_Cqui_1.0_pri_paternal, whole genome shotgun sequence genome contains the following window.
TGTCAGCCATCAAGCTGCGTGGGACAACACGGAGACGCTGGGTTGTCAGCAGGATcagattggattttttttgattacctGAAAAAAGATAACGTCATTCGGCTGAATCATCAAATCCAaatcatatctagagttttgttgttgaaataaAGGGAATCTCATGACAGATGTCATACTCAAAATATCTGTGAAAACTCATAAAATAAGTAATTAtggaatattcaaaaacctATGAAacattgtaaattttaaaatgtaaatcgtaaaatttaacatccaatgtaaaaattaaaatgtaaaagacAGTCAGTCTTGACTCAAAATAATAATAGCTGAGCGTTTTTAAtaagatttcgatttttctctgTGGGTTAACTATCAAAGtgcctttaattttttaaaaatatttttgttatggcGTATTTGGTAAAAGTTTAGTACCGTCAGTGGAGGTGACTATGGGTAAAAatcgatacacctctcgtaatttcttaataacaaagtatttaaataacatcgaaaatcattcaacgtagatttgttctaagatagtttactaactcaCTTCCTGGACTCCTCCGGAACGATTGGCTGcggaacccgggcagacggtaataacaaaatttatgttatttgaATAACAGATttagttaaaataacagaaactgttattgaatattcttgtaaatattttctgaaagaaaaaataataacattttttgttattttaacaataaatgttttgttCGGAGCGGACTGTAGTGAAGAAGGAGAAGAAGAAGCGGAAGTTGCAGGACAAGATCAAGATGGAGATCGAGACGCTCGTCCACCGCTGAGGCCTGGCCAAAGGTAAGGTGACGAAGATACTCAAAGCTATTCGCCCCACGGAGACTGCGGAAGTTCGCCAGCTAAGCGAGCCGCAAGTTCATGTCTACATGAAAAAGTTGGAAACCGCTCAGAAGGAGTACATGTCCAACCACGAATCCATCCTGGCCATGGTCGACATGGAGGGTCGTAAGCAGGCTGACAATCATTACGAAGAATTGGCGACCTCCATGACAGAGTTGCCCTCATGCTCGAAGAGCAGTTGCTCGGGTCAATGCCACAAGGGCAAACGGAACCTTGAACGCAACTGCACCTCCGCAAGCCCCTTGTTGTTTTGGGTGAAACTCTTTGCAGCAGCTGTTTTTGAGTAGCGCAGCTCAAAGCTGAAATAATTCGTTTTATTAAGTTCACTGCTATCAGTAGTTGTTCTGTAGACTTACAATTAGTTTTCCCTCAATCCGATTGCTCGTTAAACACGACAACAGTGTTCGGTGACGACCAGTCTTGCCCAGCCTACGGTAATCATACGTACAGAGATTGTTAGGAGGTATGTTTGGAGCTAATTCACATTTGAACATACCTAGTTGCTTACGCGTGTTCTGGGGATCTTTTTGGCCTCCTTGGCCGTTTGGACACTTGCCTACAAGTTCTGCTCGTAACCTCTACATGTAAATTAAATAGGGAAATTAGCAAATCATCTGAGTTCTAACCTAAAGTTTCGGCGGTGTCGTTAATTACCGAAGTAGCTGTGTGGTTCTCGCGACCACGGCCCAGAACCACTCGCTTCGGTCGTAAACAGCGTATCGTTCAGCGTAATGTTTCTAAAACTACTAATTATTAGGTATAActtgttttaaacaaaaaaggTGGCGTTCTGCAAATCGCACTGCGTACAATTCCTCCTGGTTTCGCTTAATCCTTTCCCTTCTTCCCCTGGCTGACACTAGCTAGACGGCCCGATCGACGTAGACTTCGCTCAGCTACCCCGGTGGTGTAGATGTGTTTGCTGTTTGACGAGGGACCCTCACGTGATGTTGTACCGTCGATGCTGTTGCTACCGTCCACATCCCCCGACCCGTAACGCCTTTCCGGTTCCGCTGGTACTGTTGCGTTACAGCTGCCCTGGACGTTCAGCACTGCCAATTTAGCTACTGGTCGTTTCAGTATCCCTGCCGCAGTTTGCACTGTCGCCTGTCGGATGCGGCCGTCGCGGCCGGGGATCACCGTCAGAACTCGTCCTCTTGTCCAACCATTCCTTTGTCCTTCGTTAACGATCAGCACCAAATCGTCAACTTTGAGAGCTTCCGTTTCACTGAACCATCTCGTCCTTTTGGATATTATTGGGAGGTATTCGCTAACCCATCGTCTCCAAAATTGATCCACGAGCTGCTTGGTCAAGTTCCAGTTGGTGCGAGTTGCCTTCAGTGGCTGCGTCAGTGACGAAGGTGGTTGTATGACTCCACTCGAGCTTAGCAGCAAAAAGTGATTCGGAGTGAGGGCTTCCTGGTCGGCGTCTTCCAGTGGGATTTTCGTTAGTGGTCTGGAGTTCACTATCGACTCTGCCTCGGCAAGGACAGTCAGCAATGTCTCGTCGTCGGGGTTGCGATCACTGCACAATGAACGAAGTGCCACCTTGACGGATCTCACCAGTCTTTCCCACGAACCTCCGAAGTGTGGCGCGGACGGCGGTATGAACAGCCACTTTGTGTTAGAGTTGGTGAAGGTCTCGGCCAAGTTTTGTCCAATAACCTCGATTTCGTCCTTCAGCTCCCGGCTAGCCCCTTTAAAGTTCGTTCCGTTGTCTGAGTGTATTTCCACCGGAGAACCGCGGCGAGCCACGAACCTTCGCACAGCCATCTTGCATGATTCGGTCGAAAGCGAATGGACGACTTCGAGATGAACTGCTCGCACTGTCAGGCAGGTAAAGAGGGCGACCCACCGCTTTACAGAGCTTCGTCCGACACGTACATGGATGGGTCCAAAGTAGTCGAGCCCGACATACGAGAATGGTCGCACCCCGGTAGCGAGCCTCGAATATGATAAAGGAGCCATTCGAGGAGTCGTTGGAACCGCTTTGTTATTCTTACAGGTCTGACAATCCTTCGCTACTTGGAGAACAACTGTGTACAGACTGGAGACGTGAAATCTTTGGCGCACTTCATTGTGGACTGTACTGTGATTGGCGTGCAAGTACCTGCGGTGGTACCAGTCGACGATCAGCTTGGTAAGGTAGTGACGTCGCGGCAGGATAATAGGGTACTTGAAGTCGAAGTTGACGTATGGAACGGCTCCAATACGGCTGTCGACTCGCATCACACCATGCTCGTCCAGGTATGGTGTCAGCTTATAGAGGGGGCTTGTCTTCTCGATGGTCTTCGTAGGTCGTGCTTCTCCTTGTTTCAAAGCGTGATGTTCGTCCGGATATGCTGACAGCTGCACCGTGCGCCACAGGCTGTCCTCCGCTGTCCGCAACTCCTCCCCTTTCAAGCACCCCGCTGCGAGAGGTTGGTTTTGCATTTTGCGCCTGCAGTTCCCGATGAAGCGGTGAACGTATGCTGCGGTCCTTTGAAGAAGCTCCCAACGGGAGAAGCGGGTGATCTCGTAGACATCTTCCGTTTGATGCTCCCGGTGAACCATACAGGGTCGAAGCTCTTCGTCCGTTTCCAGTTCTGTCGACCCTTGCTCCGGCCATTCTGTTTCTGGTCGGTAGAGGAATTCCGGTCCGCTGAACCACCTTGAGTTGACGTCAGTGCTGGGTCCCTTACCCCATTTGGTTGCTTCGTCAGCCGGGTTGAGCAGTGTTGGGACGTATCTCCATTCAATGACATCGGTCTTGCTCAAAATCTCTCCTACTCTGAAGGCCACAAATTGTCGATACCTGCGATGTTCCGACTGTATCCAGGCGAGCGTTGTTTTTGAGTCTGTCCAAAAGACCCGGCGACAGATAGGAAAAGAGTGGTATTCCATCACAGCTTTCGCCAGCCGTGCCCCCAGCAGAGCCCCCATTAATTCCAGACGTGGTACTGACAACGCTTTCAACGGAGCAACCTTAGCTTTAGCCATCGCCAGCGTAACGTACACTTTTCCGTTTATCACGACTCGGAAGTAGGCAGTACAAGCGTAAGCTTCCTCGCTCGCATCGGTGAAGACATGTAGCTCAACCGCGCCAACCTCCGCTGCAGAGAATCCTGGGAAGTACGCCCGGTTTAGCCTGATTTCTCCGACCCTCTTAAACAGCTGTGTCCATCTGAGCCACCGCACGCGTATCGTCTCGATGACTTCGTCGTCCCAATTCGTTTTGCCGCGCCAGGTGTCCTGGATGATCATCCTCCCTTGAATGGTAATGTGGGAAAGCAAACCTTGGGAGTCGAACAAGCTCATAACGCAACGTAGGATGTTCCGTTTTGTTGGAGGAATTCCGTCTAGCTGTAGCTCTGTGGCAAATGCTAGAAGATCCTCTTCCGGCAACCACAGCAGCCCCAGAACTCGTTCTGCTTCGCTCTCCGAGTCGATGCTGATGGCCTTCGTGGAGACCTGTTTCGGCTCCCCGACCCGTGTCAGAAGAGCTTCTGAATTTGAGTGCCAATTTCTTATTTCGAATCCCCGCGGGAGTGCAGTTCCTTGACATCCAGCGCGACTTTGATGGCTTCAGCTTCAGTGTCAAAACTATCAAGGTAGTCGTCGACATAGTGCTTGTTTATGACCGCTTTGGCCGCTTCGGGGAATTTCTTTTCGTGGTCTCTGGCATTCAGATTTTTTATATACTAGGCTTGACAGAGTGAACAGGTGGCACCGAAGCTTCCTACGTCCATCGCGAATACCTTGACGGGTGCTGTGAAGTGTTCCCGATAGAGGAATCGCTGACTGTGTACATCCTCGCTCCGAATTCTGAACTGGTGAAACATTTGTCGTAGGTCGCCGCAAACGGCTACTGGGCGTTCTCGAAAGC
Protein-coding sequences here:
- the LOC119766236 gene encoding uncharacterized protein LOC119766236; this translates as MIIQDTWRGKTNWDDEVIETIRVRWLRWTQLFKRVGEIRLNRAYFPGFSAAEVGAVELHVFTDASEEAYACTAYFRVVINGKVYVTLAMAKAKVAPLKALSVPRLELMGALLGARLAKAVMEYHSFPICRRVFWTDSKTTLAWIQSEHRRYRQFVAFRVGEILSKTDVIEWRYVPTLLNPADEATKWGKGPSTDVNSRWFSGPEFLYRPETEWPEQGSTELETDEELRPCMVHREHQTEDVYEITRFSRWELLQRTAAYVHRFIGNCRRKMQNQPLAAGCLKGEELRTAEDSLWRTVQLSAYPDEHHALKQGEARPTKTIEKTSPLYKLTPYLDEHGVMRVDSRIGAVPYVNFDFKYPIILPRRHYLTKLIVDWYHRRYLHANHSTVHNEVRQRFHVSSLYTVVLQVAKDCQTCKNNKAVPTTPRMAPLSYSRLATGVRPFSYVGLDYFGPIHVRVGRSSVKRWVALFTCLTVRAVHLEVVHSLSTESCKMAVRRFVARRGSPVEIHSDNGTNFKGASRELKDEIEVIGQNLAETFTNSNTKWLFIPPSAPHFGGSWERLVRSVKVALRSLCSDRNPDDETLLTVLAEAESIVNSRPLTKIPLEDADQEALTPNHFLLLSSSGVIQPPSSLTQPLKATRTNWNLTKQLVDQFWRRWVSEYLPIISKRTRWFSETEALKVDDLVLIVNEGQRNGWTRGRVLTVIPGRDGRIRQATVQTAAGILKRPVAKLAVLNVQGSCNATVPAEPERRYGSGDVDGSNSIDGTTSREGPSSNSKHIYTTGVAERSLRRSGRLASVSQGKKGKD